The Deltaproteobacteria bacterium nucleotide sequence AGTGACATGGCCGTGCCCACCCTGACCTCCATCTCGCCCGTGACCGGCCCCACCGCCGGTGGCGACGTCGTGCGCCTGACGGGGACGGGCTTCGCGCCCGAGGTCGCCGTCCTCTTCGGCGACGCGCCCGCCGAGGTGCTCTCGGTCCGCGAGGAGGCGGGTGTCTGGCTCGCCGACGTGCGCACGCCCGCCCATGCCGACGCGGTGGTGGACGTCACC carries:
- a CDS encoding transcription factor, which encodes MAVPTLTSISPVTGPTAGGDVVRLTGTGFAPEVAVLFGDAPAEVLSVREEAGVWLADVRTPAHADAVVDVT